The sequence TGCCGTGCCCTGCATAATCCAGGCAGGTATGAGGAATATAAACATCTTACAGGTAAAGATATTGAGGTAATAGAATTCTTTAATAAACATAATGAAGTCGTAGAATTTTTAAATAATATTTATTCATTGGTAGATCAATCAATAGAAAAATACCAGGAACGAAATTTTACAGATCTGATGGTAAATTTTGGATGCACAGGCGGCCGGCACCGTTCTGTACATTGTGTTGAGATGCTTGCCAAACATATTAGGGGAAAATACCATGTTGAGGTAGTTGTAAAACATATTGCGTTAGAAAATTTAAAATAACTAAAATTTTTTATCATTTTAGTCAATTACTTATGAAAGCAATGATCTTTGCCGCTGGCTTAGGAACACGTTTTCTTCCTCTTACAAATAGTAAACCTAAAGCTTTAGTAGAGGTTAATGGAACACCTTTACTGGAAATTGTGATTAACAGATTAAAGTTATTCGGTTTTAATGAAATCATTATTAATGCCCATCATTTTGCCGGCAGTATCATAGATTTTTTAAACAAAAAAAGAAACTTCAATATAAAGATTACCATCTCTGATGAAACAGAAAAGCTTTTAGGTATTGGAGGTGGTTTAAAAAAAGCTTCGTGGTTTTTCAATGACAACGAGCCTTTTTTGGTTCATAATGTAGATATAGTGTCAGATATTGATTTAAAACAACTACTTCAAGCGCATATCAGATCAGAGGCACTTGTAACATTGGCTGTTAAAAACAGGCAGTCATCAAATTATCTGCTATTTGACAACAATAAAACCTTATGTGGATGGATAAATAAAAATAGCAGTGAAAAGAAATTAATAAAAAATTTTAATTCAAATCTAACTCCACTGGCTTTTAGTGGAATTCATATCATTTCGCCTTCTATTTTTCACCTTATAAATAAGAATGGTGTTTTCCCAATAATTGATACTTACCTGAATTTAGCTGCAAATCATAAAATAGTTGCTTTTATTGAGGATAATTCTTTGTGGATAGATGTAGGGAAAAAAGAAAATTTAAAAAAAGCGGGTGAAATTTTAATTAGCATCGCGCATAGAGCATAGAGCATGGAGTTCCCTTTTCGTGCTCCACGCCCTATACTATAAATTTATCAAAAATGTTTCTCGCCAAGTTCACATTATGATTATTTTAATAATAATAATTGCGTACTTTGTGTTTTGTCCCTAAAAAACTAAAACCATAAACAAAATAACTATAACAACTAAACTTATAACTTATAATCAATAACTAACTAATAAACACTATGTTAATCCCAAGTCTCATACTAAAGCAGCTTTACACTACCGGCAGCTTGAAGAATACCGGTAAAGGCGTAAAATTTTCAATGAAGAATCGCCTCAAAGACGGTAAATTTATTGGGCTAAGCAGCCTGAAATTCGGTGGAAAAGAAGTGCCTGCCAGCGCTGTCTCTTTCGACATAGGCGATGGTAAAATAATTGCCTGTAATCAGATCTCGGTGAGTAATCCGATCAACTTCCCTTTGAAAAAATCATTTGATATTTTAGCCGATATTGGAGCGCTGCCAATCGGAAAACATCAGATCGAGATCGCTTTTAAAGCTAAACCTTTCGGGAGCCTGAAATTAAAAGTAGAAGATGCTATTGCAGAGCCAAACGGTCATATTGTTCGCATTCCCCGTGATAATACTGACGATTATTCAAAGGAGATCATCAGGAAGCGGCAGAAATTTATTGAACAGCATACTGGTACCAGGTTAGAGCATGTCAGTAAATATTCATTTGACCCTCATCAAACTGAGGGAAACGTAGAGAACTACACAGGAGTAGCGCAGGTTCCCCTGGGTTTTGCCGGGCCGGTCAGGATTGTTGGTGAGCATGCTAAGGGTGAGTTTCTCATTCCGTTAGCCACAACGGAAGGCACGCTGATAGCTTCTTACAACCGGGGCATCAAGGTAATGAACCTCTCAGGTGGAGCCCGGTGCACTGTGGTTAGAGATATAATGCAGCGCGCACCGGTCTTTGTTTTTGATGATGCACGCGATGGCCGTGAGTTTACAAAATGGATAAATGCAAACATTAACAAGATCCGTAAAGAAGCAGAATCTACTTCAAGCATAGCTAAGCTGCAGTACATTGATCCCTATCTGTCAAATAAATTTGTTTTCCTTCGCTTTAACTATACCACAGGTGACGCTGCCGGACAGAACATGGTGGGGCGGGCGACTTTTGCAGCCTGTAGTTGGATCATAGATAACTACAAAGGAATCAGGCATTTTTACTTAGAATCCAATTTTGCAACCGATAAAAAGGCCTCCCAGATCAATATCATGAGAACACGTGGAAAAAGGGTTACGGCAGAAGCCGTGATCAAACGGGACGTGCTGATCCAGCACATGCGCGTAGAGCCTGAAAGCTTGTTTTATCATAGCCATATTTCTAATGTTGGCGCTTTTATGTCCGGAGCGAATAACAACGGAGCCCATTCTCCAAATGCTATCGCTGCCATGTTTATTGCTACCGGCCAGGATGCTGCCAACGTTGCGGAATCTTCAGCAGGTATCGCATACACTGAGCTTACTCCCGAAGGTGATCTGTATATTTCCCTCACTATTCCATCCCTTATCGTAGCGACCTACGGAGGCGGCACAAGCCTGCCTACTCAGCGCGAATGCCTTGAGGCCCTTGGATGTTACGGAAAAGGTAAGGTAAACAAATTGGCGGAAATTATTGCAGGTGTTGCACTGGCAGGTGAGATCTCCCTTGCAGCAGCCATTTCATCGTCAGACTGGGTTTCGAGCCACGAAAAATATGGGAGAAACAGGTGAAATTAGTAGCAGCCACCAAGCAGCGGCTCAGCAGAAAATTCTTGATAACCATTTTACCATCTGTAAATAAAATATTTTTAAGGTAAAATGCCTGCTTTTTTTAATTGCTTTTTTGTTAATCCAGTTGCTTTCAAAATAATATCAAAAGAGACGCCTGATTTCACTAAATTTTTAGCTGCTTTTATCATACCCTTTTCCATACCCTCTTCCATACCCTTTTCCATACCCTTTTCCATACCCTTTTCCATACCCTTTTCCATACCCTTTTCCATACCCTTTTCCATACCCTTTTCCANNNNNNNNNNNNNNNNNNNNNNNNNNNNNNNNNNNNNNNNNNNNNNNNNNNNNNNNNNNNNNNNNNNNNNNNNNNNNNNNNNNNNNNNNNNNNNNNNNNNTACCCTTTTTCTCAGCTAATGAAAGAGCGCCTCGTTGGTCTTGGATAAATATTTCTCTTCTCTCCTGATCGTTTAATTCTACCTCAGTTAACGAAGCTTTATTAGCTATTTCAAATGCTTTAATAATGGGCTGTTCCTTTGATAAAGCTTTCGGAATAGCAGTCAAATTGCCTGCAGTTTTGATAAAATAGAGCCATTTATCAATAATGTTAGCCAGTTCGTTTTCGTTTTTTGTAAATTTAGGTAGTTCTGCAAAAACAAGTTCCAGATCATCTGAATAGACTTCATTGTTCTTTTCGTTTCTGAGATTAAATTTATTAATAATGTCCGGCAGCTCTTCAAACATCACAAAATCAGTTATCGTAATTGCTATGACTTCTGTTAATAAATGATAATCCTCTCCTTTATGGATCTGATTTGCATAGGTCTTGCAAGCATTGTATAAGATCCTTTTTTCAAAGCCCGCAACATTTAGTACCTGCATCTCAATTATGTATGATTTATTTTGCTCATCTTTAACTCGTATATCCAGATATGTATCTTTTATTCCTTTGATCTTAGGGGCAAGATAGGGATCAATTATTGTAACTTCTTTAATTTTATATGGAGATTTTAAATTTAAAATAGCATTAAGAAAACTAATTAGTATTTCTTTACTTTTCTCAGAGCCAAATATTTTTTTAAAAGCGAAATCAGTTTTAGGGTTCAAAAATTTCATCTGCTTATATTTTAAAAATTTTTGGTTATGTTTGCAAGACTTTTTAAAGTGGACTCATAATTTTTTAACAAAGATAGACTTTTTTAGTTAAAACAAAAATAAATCCAAAGACAAAGAAAATTGAGTCCACTCTAAAAAGTCCAAAAAATAAAAATGCCACTAAATCACCAAAGCACTAAATCCCACAAAACCCTGAAAATCAATTAGTTAATTTTTAGTGGGATTTAGTGTTTTTGTGCTTTTGTGGCAAAAAAGACTTTTTAGAGTGGACTCAAAGATATTATACAAACTCGTGGTTGAATACCGCTTTGCTGCCTTATCACCATTAAAACAACGCTGACACCTGCATCCTGCCTATATGTATAATTTTTTCTTCTCCCGGTTTCCTAGCTTCGTAATTGATGGTGATCTGCAAGCCATTGGCTAATCTTTGCTGCCAGTTTAATGACCATGTCCAGTTGTTGCCCGGTTTCAAAGCTTCAAGCATCCGGTTGCCAACAAGGGTGTTGGGATTATCATTATTAACCGCATCATGATAGGATATATTTATATATTTCAAATCGGCATTCAACCTCCCTTTTGAAACTTTACTGAGCCTTAAGTTTATGCCTAATTCGTGAAATTCAGCCTTTTCAGCAGAGATTTCAAAAATGTTTTCTTTCATAGCAAATGAATAGTTAGCCGTAAATCTAATATTGTGGGTGGGCTGAAAAGCGATTTCAGGGGTAGCTTTATAAGTGCGTATTTTATAATTTCTTTGAGTCAGATAGTCTGATGTGTTGCCTTTGATGCTCTTTTGAGCAAGCAGCTTTGTATTGAATTTTCTTTTGATATTCAATCTTAAATTAACTTTAAACTCTTCGATATCACGTGCCTCAAACCCATTGGTTAATAGTTGTTTTTGCTCCACAAAGTAATAATTAAAACCCAGCCCATAAGTCGGGTTGGTGCGGTTAAAAAACAGCGTTGTTCGTAATGCTTTTTTGACAGAAAGTAAATTTGAATCAGTAATTGCATAAACCGGATTGAATCTTGCCAGATTCCTGGTATTTGCAGCTTGAAAATTATCAAATATTTTTTTATCAATGCTCCAGGAAGTTATGTTTGAAAATTTTGAGATAAATAATTTTAACCCTTTTTTAGCCCTCCAGCTTCGTGGAGCAGATATGTTTAATCTATAGTTGAAACTATTCGTAAAAGCTCTGATAAATGTATCTGTTGGTACAGAAATCTTAATATAATTTCGCTCGTCAAAAGTATTTGCTTCTGAAAATTCATTTTTGTCCTGTACGCCATTACTATCGAAATCAATCCATTGATGCGTTCCTTCTCCGGTTAGTACTTTCAGGAAAACGAACTCCCTCCCACGCTCTCTGCCCGTACCCGCAGCATAGGTAAGCTCTGAGCGGATATGTCTTTTGAAAAGAGCGGCATTCCAGTCAAATCTTCCCATGATCGTTTCTTCATCCTGAATATTTTGGGTGCTATCCTGGTTTTCAAGCTTTCTGTATGTAGCTAAAATATTCAGATCATTATTTTTTCCAAGCCTGAAATGAGCGCTTGAATTTGAAGTTTGGGATTTATCCTTTACTATCAATTTACCTTTTAATGTATCATGATCAAAACGAATACTATAGTCAGTACTAAATTTTGTTTTCAAAGTATCATTGTTCTTAATATAAAAAACAT is a genomic window of Cytophagales bacterium containing:
- a CDS encoding nucleotidyltransferase family protein, with the translated sequence MKAMIFAAGLGTRFLPLTNSKPKALVEVNGTPLLEIVINRLKLFGFNEIIINAHHFAGSIIDFLNKKRNFNIKITISDETEKLLGIGGGLKKASWFFNDNEPFLVHNVDIVSDIDLKQLLQAHIRSEALVTLAVKNRQSSNYLLFDNNKTLCGWINKNSSEKKLIKNFNSNLTPLAFSGIHIISPSIFHLINKNGVFPIIDTYLNLAANHKIVAFIEDNSLWIDVGKKENLKKAGEILISIAHRA
- a CDS encoding hydroxymethylglutaryl-CoA reductase, with translation MLIPSLILKQLYTTGSLKNTGKGVKFSMKNRLKDGKFIGLSSLKFGGKEVPASAVSFDIGDGKIIACNQISVSNPINFPLKKSFDILADIGALPIGKHQIEIAFKAKPFGSLKLKVEDAIAEPNGHIVRIPRDNTDDYSKEIIRKRQKFIEQHTGTRLEHVSKYSFDPHQTEGNVENYTGVAQVPLGFAGPVRIVGEHAKGEFLIPLATTEGTLIASYNRGIKVMNLSGGARCTVVRDIMQRAPVFVFDDARDGREFTKWINANINKIRKEAESTSSIAKLQYIDPYLSNKFVFLRFNYTTGDAAGQNMVGRATFAACSWIIDNYKGIRHFYLESNFATDKKASQINIMRTRGKRVTAEAVIKRDVLIQHMRVEPESLFYHSHISNVGAFMSGANNNGAHSPNAIAAMFIATGQDAANVAESSAGIAYTELTPEGDLYISLTIPSLIVATYGGGTSLPTQRECLEALGCYGKGKVNKLAEIIAGVALAGEISLAAAISSSDWVSSHEKYGRNR
- a CDS encoding Rpn family recombination-promoting nuclease/putative transposase, with translation MKFLNPKTDFAFKKIFGSEKSKEILISFLNAILNLKSPYKIKEVTIIDPYLAPKIKGIKDTYLDIRVKDEQNKSYIIEMQVLNVAGFEKRILYNACKTYANQIHKGEDYHLLTEVIAITITDFVMFEELPDIINKFNLRNEKNNEVYSDDLELVFAELPKFTKNENELANIIDKWLYFIKTAGNLTAIPKALSKEQPIIKAFEIANKASLTEVELNDQERREIFIQDQRGALSLAEKKG